In the Nitrosarchaeum sp. genome, one interval contains:
- the artG gene encoding thaumarchaeosortase, with translation MLIGIAIIASPIVFAIIAFPDSFSLSWNQGRGGFIFALVFVVAELIGLKIIISKRRLLSVIPIASVVIAYLIGLEYGLRDFILSGEESFNVQLIYSWTWMWDFIIMSIFVVVALSIFFGKRWIRIAPAGPIFLAGSAIILSLDAFFPYDSLGPLQYVVPYLVQTNVWLINILDLGTATARDNIMFLKGDFGPMVLQVFWPSAGVHSVIIYSLVMGAFLLKMNIHRNRKLIYFGIGIAGTIGVNMIRIFSLSWYALKVTTDAKQWEEFHSVAGEIMFLPWLFVFLLIVIIIETRRLKKSESEGKITPKNS, from the coding sequence TTGTTAATTGGAATTGCTATTATTGCTAGTCCGATTGTTTTTGCTATTATTGCATTTCCTGATAGCTTTAGTCTAAGTTGGAATCAAGGTCGAGGTGGATTTATTTTTGCACTAGTATTTGTTGTTGCAGAATTAATTGGTCTTAAAATTATTATTTCTAAAAGAAGATTGCTATCTGTAATTCCAATTGCATCTGTTGTTATTGCATATCTTATAGGATTGGAATATGGTTTGAGAGATTTTATTTTATCTGGAGAAGAATCATTTAACGTTCAACTAATTTATTCTTGGACATGGATGTGGGATTTTATTATAATGAGCATTTTTGTTGTAGTTGCACTGAGTATATTTTTTGGTAAACGTTGGATTCGAATTGCACCTGCAGGTCCAATATTTCTTGCTGGCAGTGCAATAATTCTTTCATTGGATGCATTTTTCCCATACGACTCGCTTGGTCCATTGCAATACGTTGTACCTTATTTGGTTCAAACCAATGTTTGGTTGATAAATATACTTGATTTGGGAACTGCTACTGCTCGAGATAACATCATGTTCTTAAAAGGTGATTTTGGACCGATGGTACTTCAAGTATTTTGGCCATCTGCTGGTGTACATAGTGTTATTATCTATTCATTGGTTATGGGGGCATTTTTGCTAAAAATGAATATCCATAGAAATAGGAAATTGATTTACTTTGGTATAGGAATTGCAGGTACTATAGGTGTAAACATGATTAGGATTTTTTCACTATCTTGGTATGCACTCAAAGTTACTACTGATGCAAAGCAATGGGAAGAATTCCATTCTGTTGCAGGCGAGATCATGTTTTTGCCTTGGTTGTTTGTATTTTTACTGATAGTAATTATCATAGAAACAAGGAGACTAAAAAAATCTGAATCTGAAGGAAAAATTACTCCTAAAAATAGTTAG
- a CDS encoding matrixin family metalloprotease: protein MHKGPKGVTSTYYVGWAGALADAAKNPTEMYIPHKFNLIESQKGEGEITIRLTTMKNGDGYSGYTKSIADDVQNQILKSEITIFEVDKLSKVQFETILRHELGHALGLAHSTAPEDLMHPTIETNYPYISQCNIDAMVSLYDGGKKSEVICKK from the coding sequence TTGCACAAGGGTCCAAAGGGAGTCACATCTACATACTATGTTGGATGGGCAGGAGCGCTTGCAGATGCAGCAAAGAATCCAACTGAGATGTATATTCCTCACAAATTTAATTTAATAGAGTCCCAAAAAGGTGAAGGTGAAATTACAATCAGACTTACAACTATGAAAAATGGAGACGGTTATTCTGGATATACAAAATCAATTGCAGACGATGTACAAAACCAGATATTAAAATCAGAGATCACAATATTTGAAGTAGACAAATTATCCAAAGTCCAATTTGAAACCATATTAAGACACGAGCTAGGACATGCACTTGGACTGGCACACTCTACAGCTCCTGAAGATCTTATGCATCCTACAATTGAGACAAATTATCCGTACATCTCTCAATGCAACATTGATGCCATGGTCTCTCTTTATGATGGTGGAAAGAAAAGCGAAGTCATATGTAAAAAGTGA
- the dinB gene encoding DNA polymerase IV, which translates to MGSRIIFHIDFDYFFAQCEEIRTPDLKSKPVCVCVFSDRGGDSGAIATANYIARKFGVRSGIPIIFAKKRLEERKDAVFLPVDFEYYGEMSQKAMEIIKKSADIFEYVGKDEAYLDVTDRVEGNFDTASHLAQQIKNAIREKLKLSCSIGVSSNKLISKIASDFKKPDGLTIVSPERAEEFLEQLKIRAIPGIGKKTEERFTEMNFETIRDVKKLDVFTLNKEFGRKHGTYIFNAVRGIDTDSVKEREASIQYSKLCTLKKDSIDYEFLAENLIDLCKELHEVIKKNNKTFKSVGIQFIQSDLTSKTKSRMLKNHTSSLEELQKNALQLLKESLEEQRSTIRRLGVKVSELAEIRGQSNITNYF; encoded by the coding sequence TTGGGATCTAGAATAATTTTCCACATAGATTTTGATTATTTCTTTGCACAGTGTGAGGAGATAAGAACTCCAGATTTAAAATCAAAACCAGTATGTGTTTGTGTTTTTTCAGATAGAGGTGGGGACAGTGGAGCGATTGCAACTGCAAATTATATAGCTAGAAAGTTTGGGGTAAGATCAGGAATACCAATTATTTTTGCAAAAAAAAGATTAGAAGAAAGAAAAGATGCAGTGTTTCTTCCAGTTGATTTTGAGTATTATGGAGAGATGTCTCAAAAGGCTATGGAAATTATCAAGAAAAGTGCAGATATTTTTGAATATGTAGGAAAAGATGAAGCATATTTAGATGTCACGGATAGAGTAGAAGGAAATTTTGATACAGCTAGTCATTTAGCACAACAAATCAAAAATGCGATTAGAGAAAAATTAAAACTTAGCTGTTCAATAGGAGTTTCCTCAAACAAATTAATTTCCAAAATTGCATCAGATTTTAAAAAACCAGATGGATTGACAATTGTATCACCAGAAAGAGCTGAAGAATTCTTAGAACAGTTAAAGATCAGAGCAATTCCAGGAATTGGAAAGAAAACAGAAGAGAGATTCACTGAAATGAATTTTGAAACAATCAGAGATGTTAAAAAATTAGATGTATTTACTTTGAATAAGGAATTTGGGAGAAAACATGGAACCTACATATTCAATGCAGTTAGAGGAATTGACACTGACTCAGTAAAGGAAAGAGAGGCAAGCATACAATATAGCAAACTTTGTACTCTAAAAAAAGATTCAATCGATTATGAATTTCTTGCAGAAAATCTAATCGATCTATGCAAAGAGTTACACGAAGTAATTAAAAAAAATAATAAAACATTCAAATCAGTAGGGATACAATTCATTCAATCAGATTTAACAAGTAAGACAAAATCCAGAATGTTAAAAAATCATACTTCTAGTTTGGAAGAATTGCAAAAAAATGCATTACAGTTACTAAAAGAATCTTTAGAGGAACAAAGAAGTACGATCAGACGATTAGGTGTAAAAGTTTCAGAACTTGCAGAAATTCGAGGTCAAAGTAACATTACTAACTATTTTTAG
- a CDS encoding C2H2-type zinc finger protein, translated as MSSMLTIDCRDVESIKSELVVYVSDQVAAIPTLKNHAFMLSSLDDEIIDKDVVIMSIKEFLGSIGEGNNFAVISNNDVISIKSIYGKTIERDSISNSDMFSCTHCGFLTRYEVELQNHMKLHYF; from the coding sequence ATGTCTAGTATGCTAACAATTGACTGTAGAGATGTTGAATCTATAAAATCTGAATTAGTGGTTTATGTCTCTGATCAGGTTGCTGCGATACCTACTTTGAAAAACCATGCCTTTATGCTATCTTCATTAGATGATGAAATTATCGATAAAGATGTCGTAATAATGTCAATCAAAGAATTTTTGGGGTCAATCGGTGAAGGGAATAACTTTGCTGTAATTTCTAATAATGATGTTATATCGATCAAGTCTATTTATGGAAAAACAATTGAACGTGATTCCATCTCTAATTCTGACATGTTTTCATGTACTCATTGTGGATTTCTTACTAGATATGAAGTAGAATTGCAAAATCATATGAAATTGCATTATTTTTGA
- a CDS encoding DsbA family protein translates to MVKKGLLFGIIVSIIAIGVILAYSSSSVETANTDVRLHGTISTTMGSPIIGSPSAPITIVEFGDYQCHQCYNWFHNTKPAIFQNYVDTGKVNLVFVDLAFLGRDSPKAAQASYCAEDQGKYWEYHNQLYLSQESKIDNGWANSERLKSFAFSLGLDSELFDSCLDSGKYAKRVQSNIAEAKKFGVSGTPTFFIVGPNGQQEKLVGAQPYSVFTQVLDSMI, encoded by the coding sequence GTGGTTAAAAAAGGACTTTTGTTTGGTATTATAGTATCTATAATTGCCATTGGTGTGATTCTGGCCTATTCTTCGTCTTCAGTTGAAACTGCAAATACGGATGTACGACTACATGGTACTATCTCTACGACTATGGGGTCCCCTATTATCGGATCACCGTCTGCACCAATCACTATTGTTGAATTTGGTGACTATCAATGTCATCAATGTTATAACTGGTTTCATAATACAAAACCTGCTATTTTTCAAAATTACGTTGATACTGGAAAAGTCAATTTGGTTTTTGTTGATCTTGCTTTTTTGGGTAGGGATTCACCAAAAGCGGCTCAAGCATCATATTGTGCCGAAGATCAGGGAAAATATTGGGAATATCATAATCAACTATACCTCTCTCAAGAGTCTAAGATAGATAATGGTTGGGCAAACTCTGAACGATTAAAATCATTTGCATTTAGTTTGGGTCTTGATTCTGAATTGTTTGATAGTTGTCTTGATTCAGGAAAATATGCAAAAAGGGTTCAATCCAATATTGCTGAGGCAAAAAAATTCGGTGTGAGTGGAACTCCTACATTTTTCATCGTAGGTCCTAATGGACAACAAGAAAAGCTAGTCGGTGCACAACCTTATTCTGTTTTTACACAAGTGTTGGATTCAATGATTTAG
- a CDS encoding response regulator, which yields MVDDNKEITKIMSKYFTKKGHMCTVTNDGRNALEILQGQKFDATILDLAMPEFSGRDVVMHLKNNGKINDHNIVCLTASSPSSEYEDELKIMGVKAILKKPIDPDVLLDFMNQFQIKH from the coding sequence TTGGTTGATGATAATAAAGAAATTACAAAAATAATGTCAAAATATTTTACAAAAAAAGGTCATATGTGTACAGTTACAAATGACGGTCGTAATGCACTTGAAATCCTACAAGGTCAGAAATTTGATGCAACAATACTTGATCTTGCAATGCCTGAATTTTCAGGCAGAGATGTAGTCATGCATTTAAAAAATAATGGAAAAATAAATGATCATAACATAGTATGTCTTACAGCATCTTCTCCATCTAGCGAGTATGAAGATGAATTAAAAATCATGGGAGTAAAAGCAATACTGAAAAAACCAATTGATCCTGATGTATTACTTGACTTTATGAATCAGTTTCAAATCAAGCATTAG
- a CDS encoding NAD(P)-dependent oxidoreductase, translating to MKNDIKKRPNKKNANIKIGIIGTGILGNAVGLKLLKSGFNVTAYNRTKEKTNELKKHGARIAESPKIVAENSDLVIIIVKDANAVKKIAFGKNGIVCGNHKGLTVADMSTISPIESKEITKKFLEHEIIKLDTPVMGGPNVAITGELVLMASGDKRSFNKFKKVFEKIANKIFYLGDSGTAHLIKLAMNLQITMLALALSEGITLVRKSKVNPKIFLDILNSTYFKTGMSEKKAYKMIQDEFNPTFTLANLKKDISTITKTTKSLGINLPMIEKAERVYQNALTQGFGDIDYTGILAHIKKIND from the coding sequence ATGAAGAACGACATTAAAAAAAGACCTAATAAAAAAAATGCAAATATAAAAATTGGAATTATCGGTACAGGAATTCTTGGAAATGCAGTAGGATTGAAGCTACTTAAATCAGGTTTCAATGTAACAGCTTACAATCGTACTAAAGAAAAAACTAATGAATTAAAAAAACATGGTGCTAGAATTGCCGAATCACCAAAAATAGTAGCTGAAAATTCAGATTTAGTGATAATAATTGTAAAAGACGCTAATGCAGTAAAAAAAATTGCGTTTGGAAAAAATGGAATCGTGTGTGGAAATCATAAAGGATTAACAGTGGCAGATATGAGCACAATAAGTCCAATAGAATCAAAAGAGATCACAAAGAAGTTTTTAGAGCATGAAATAATAAAATTAGATACACCAGTTATGGGCGGGCCCAATGTAGCAATTACTGGAGAACTGGTGTTAATGGCATCAGGAGATAAAAGGTCGTTTAACAAGTTCAAAAAAGTTTTTGAGAAAATTGCAAATAAGATATTTTATTTAGGAGATTCTGGAACAGCCCATCTAATAAAACTTGCAATGAATCTACAAATTACAATGCTTGCTCTTGCACTTTCAGAAGGAATCACACTAGTAAGAAAATCAAAGGTAAACCCAAAAATATTTTTAGATATTTTAAATTCAACGTATTTTAAAACAGGAATGAGTGAGAAAAAAGCATATAAAATGATACAAGATGAATTCAATCCAACTTTTACTCTTGCTAACTTGAAAAAAGACATAAGCACAATTACAAAAACTACCAAATCACTTGGAATCAACCTTCCAATGATTGAAAAAGCAGAGCGGGTATACCAAAACGCACTAACTCAAGGATTTGGAGATATAGATTATACAGGAATCTTAGCACATATTAAAAAAATAAATGATTGA
- a CDS encoding Nre family DNA repair protein: MSSNSQDIRRAILAKWHENLSKYGNLFSSDSISGTSPPSVFVGSYNYPKVFVGPMVPPIHGDTSILDSPEKWKGKSLEEIVNFRLNLIRGIQKISIDQTEGRYIENLQEITMSSKPADSDLQFTKTTSASVSLDGESAPFGPVGEIKSAKFYDTSATKSIEKIYYDKDLNAQDAVLNLYNSGIDISKIQKCFSIGMLGQRRKLVPTKWSITATDDIISKSLISEILDYPLIDSYRIFTYEHLGNLFSVILFPHRWIYEMIEAWYSNGILGFGYDFEDARGIDHPPAIAGAYFAAKLGVSEYLVKNKIQAGVMVLREIRPEYAIPVGVWQVREGIRSAMKQSPMFGNSFDDALVLASNKTSISKLEWISKGNIMKLIHQKTIADFF; encoded by the coding sequence TTGTCTTCTAACTCTCAGGATATTCGAAGAGCGATTTTAGCAAAATGGCATGAGAATTTATCAAAATATGGAAATTTATTTTCTTCAGATTCTATTAGTGGTACTAGTCCTCCATCTGTGTTTGTAGGTTCTTACAATTATCCAAAGGTATTCGTTGGACCCATGGTTCCGCCAATACATGGTGACACAAGTATTCTTGATAGTCCTGAAAAATGGAAAGGCAAATCCCTTGAAGAAATTGTTAATTTTAGATTAAATTTAATTCGTGGAATACAAAAAATTTCAATAGATCAAACAGAAGGACGTTACATAGAAAACTTGCAAGAAATTACCATGTCTTCTAAACCTGCTGACTCTGATTTACAATTTACTAAAACTACATCTGCAAGTGTTTCACTTGATGGTGAGAGTGCTCCATTCGGACCTGTAGGTGAAATCAAATCTGCAAAATTTTATGACACAAGTGCAACAAAATCTATAGAAAAAATCTATTATGATAAAGATCTTAATGCGCAAGATGCTGTCTTAAATTTGTACAACTCTGGTATTGACATTTCAAAAATCCAAAAATGTTTTAGTATTGGCATGTTAGGACAAAGAAGAAAACTTGTCCCCACTAAATGGAGCATTACTGCGACCGATGATATAATATCTAAATCTCTTATCTCTGAAATTTTGGATTATCCGTTAATTGATTCGTATAGAATTTTCACATATGAGCATCTTGGAAATTTGTTTTCTGTAATTTTATTTCCTCATAGGTGGATTTATGAAATGATTGAAGCCTGGTATTCAAATGGTATTTTGGGATTTGGTTATGATTTTGAGGATGCGCGTGGAATTGATCATCCTCCCGCAATAGCTGGCGCATATTTTGCAGCAAAATTAGGTGTATCTGAATATCTTGTAAAAAATAAAATTCAGGCCGGGGTTATGGTGCTACGTGAAATTAGACCCGAATATGCCATTCCAGTTGGCGTATGGCAAGTAAGAGAAGGAATTCGTTCTGCAATGAAGCAATCTCCGATGTTTGGTAATTCTTTTGATGATGCACTTGTATTGGCTTCAAATAAAACGAGCATTAGTAAACTTGAATGGATCTCAAAAGGAAATATTATGAAATTAATTCATCAAAAAACAATTGCTGATTTTTTCTAA
- a CDS encoding histidine kinase dimerization/phospho-acceptor domain-containing protein, producing the protein MNDHIINELQQIILFQKKLEQRINSDEQDKSKQIPDLMDNLESTNNLTEKLVSGILSDKTKFDKVFLSTLNHELRTPLVPIKTYSEMLMQNKFGKLNEQQKERLHIIVTNTNILQQKITELLQQSADKISSDKESRHHLKEVEQEKVLLEKLDDLLNDEIKQDKKTIHRLQDTVTKLNQNQKEGRQEELFLDKLVKDEERKNVILAKKNLIVVVISAIIVSAGFVAYSTYVVSVVGSQYKVDNIGNMQSDTSSKT; encoded by the coding sequence ATGAATGATCATATTATTAATGAACTACAACAAATAATTTTATTTCAGAAAAAACTAGAACAGAGAATCAACAGTGATGAGCAAGATAAATCAAAACAAATACCAGATTTAATGGACAATCTTGAATCTACAAATAATCTTACTGAAAAACTTGTAAGCGGCATACTCTCAGATAAAACAAAATTCGATAAAGTATTTTTAAGTACACTAAATCATGAACTGCGTACTCCGCTTGTGCCGATAAAGACATATTCGGAAATGCTAATGCAAAATAAATTTGGAAAGTTAAATGAGCAACAAAAAGAAAGACTTCACATCATTGTAACAAACACCAATATACTGCAACAAAAAATAACGGAACTCCTTCAGCAAAGTGCAGATAAGATTTCATCAGATAAAGAATCCCGTCACCATCTAAAGGAAGTAGAACAAGAAAAAGTATTACTGGAAAAATTAGACGATCTTTTAAATGATGAAATAAAACAAGACAAAAAGACAATACATAGACTACAAGATACCGTGACAAAATTGAATCAAAATCAAAAAGAGGGTAGACAAGAAGAACTGTTTTTAGATAAACTCGTCAAAGACGAAGAAAGAAAAAATGTCATTCTTGCCAAAAAAAACCTCATAGTAGTTGTAATATCTGCAATAATTGTCAGTGCAGGATTTGTAGCCTATTCCACATATGTGGTAAGCGTTGTAGGCTCACAATACAAGGTAGACAACATTGGCAACATGCAATCTGATACATCATCCAAAACCTGA
- a CDS encoding class I SAM-dependent methyltransferase, whose amino-acid sequence MDPVRKTFDKWAKNGRADLMEKEHGKSVIKILKTISFDRPFLFLDFGCGNGWAVRRISKDPFCKKAIGIDKSENMIIEAKKKRVSNKEEYINTDLEDFKFNNKFDIIFSMESLYYVDSIELALKKIYKLLKPGGKFFCGTDFYSDNKATAKWAKMMKIQMHLHSKQEWIHFFKETGFETRTKQVKDSKNKKKWKREFGTLFIIGKKPERQSSN is encoded by the coding sequence ATGGATCCAGTACGTAAAACTTTTGATAAATGGGCCAAAAATGGAAGGGCCGATCTAATGGAAAAAGAACATGGAAAAAGTGTGATAAAAATTTTAAAAACAATTTCTTTCGATAGACCATTTCTGTTTTTAGACTTTGGATGTGGTAATGGATGGGCAGTCAGAAGAATTTCTAAAGATCCTTTTTGTAAAAAGGCAATTGGAATAGATAAGAGTGAAAACATGATCATAGAAGCTAAAAAGAAGAGAGTCAGCAATAAAGAAGAATATATCAACACAGATCTTGAAGATTTTAAATTCAATAATAAATTTGACATAATATTTTCAATGGAATCTTTATACTATGTGGATTCAATCGAATTGGCTCTGAAAAAAATATACAAATTATTAAAACCAGGAGGAAAATTTTTTTGCGGAACAGACTTTTATTCAGACAATAAAGCAACTGCAAAATGGGCCAAGATGATGAAAATTCAAATGCATTTGCATTCAAAGCAAGAATGGATACACTTCTTCAAGGAAACAGGATTTGAAACTAGAACAAAACAAGTAAAAGATTCAAAAAATAAGAAAAAATGGAAACGAGAATTTGGGACATTATTTATTATTGGTAAAAAGCCAGAAAGGCAATCTTCAAATTAA
- a CDS encoding SDR family NAD(P)-dependent oxidoreductase, which produces MRLADKVAIVTGASSDIGKGIAKRFVEEGAKVVLIARNLEGLEKTRKEIGHEKATASISCDLTNESQVMQTVNQIMDTYGKIDILVNNAGAINDPIHFHEMQDSEIRKLIDINLFGIFHITKAVLNKMSDTKKGVIVNIGSISSERAIPRVHLAAYSATKAAITMFTKSIAVEYARKNIRCNCVNPGIINSGMIKPYLDQPQARKVLEERLPLARIGEPVDVANAALFLASDEANWITGAILNVDGGKTASEG; this is translated from the coding sequence ATGAGACTTGCAGATAAAGTTGCAATTGTAACTGGGGCTTCAAGTGATATTGGAAAAGGAATTGCAAAAAGATTTGTTGAAGAAGGAGCTAAAGTAGTTCTCATTGCAAGAAATCTAGAAGGATTAGAAAAAACAAGAAAAGAAATAGGACACGAAAAAGCCACAGCGTCAATATCATGTGATCTAACTAACGAGTCACAAGTAATGCAAACAGTTAATCAAATTATGGACACGTATGGAAAAATAGACATTTTAGTAAATAACGCAGGCGCAATCAATGATCCAATTCACTTCCATGAAATGCAAGATTCAGAAATCAGAAAATTAATTGACATTAATCTATTTGGAATTTTTCATATTACAAAAGCGGTGTTAAATAAAATGTCAGATACTAAAAAAGGAGTAATTGTAAACATCGGGTCAATCTCAAGTGAACGAGCAATCCCAAGAGTTCACCTAGCAGCATATTCAGCGACTAAAGCTGCAATAACAATGTTCACAAAATCAATTGCAGTAGAATACGCAAGAAAAAATATCAGATGTAATTGTGTAAATCCAGGAATAATCAACTCTGGAATGATAAAGCCATATCTAGATCAACCTCAAGCAAGAAAAGTATTGGAAGAAAGACTACCATTAGCAAGAATAGGGGAACCTGTGGATGTAGCAAATGCCGCATTATTCTTAGCATCAGATGAAGCCAACTGGATTACGGGAGCCATCCTCAATGTAGATGGCGGAAAAACAGCTTCAGAAGGATAA
- a CDS encoding NAD(P)/FAD-dependent oxidoreductase, producing the protein MALEHHYDLVVVGGGPAGSSAAFEASKNGIKVALIEKEETIAQSVRTSGVTWIQNIKEFGIPDDCYNPIKNYSFCSPNNEVTISDTVSHAAVLDVRKTYRWLAEQAKNEGTDIFLKTSIKNAIKNKEGDIIGVSGTNKDGEIAFYAKIIIDATGFSSTISKDMGFVTQWERFGAGAEYEVSAENVDSETWWLMVGQKYSPSGYAWIFPVGRNIVRIGVGIGKPESSVDPTERLKELMDSKMGPIKKLGKITPIEFHYGLIPNDGLSRKTVYNNLILVGDSAGQANPLVLEGIRYAIKYGRVAGKVAAAAIKSGITDENALYTYEEIWKKEIQGKIKSAGKVQDRWIGLTDEEWDKELDIIKELRPEEFLDFIKAEFGLANMIKLATHHPKLAVRQLFNLVKSKKSIT; encoded by the coding sequence TTGGCTTTAGAACATCATTATGATCTAGTTGTAGTTGGTGGAGGTCCTGCAGGTTCATCTGCAGCTTTTGAAGCATCAAAAAACGGGATAAAGGTTGCGTTGATAGAAAAAGAAGAAACAATTGCACAATCTGTCAGAACAAGCGGAGTAACTTGGATACAAAACATAAAAGAATTTGGGATCCCAGATGATTGCTATAATCCAATTAAAAATTACTCATTTTGTTCACCAAACAATGAAGTCACTATTTCAGATACGGTTTCACATGCGGCAGTTCTAGATGTAAGAAAAACATATCGATGGTTAGCTGAACAAGCAAAAAATGAAGGGACTGACATTTTTCTTAAAACTAGTATCAAAAATGCAATAAAAAACAAAGAGGGGGATATTATTGGTGTAAGTGGAACAAACAAAGACGGCGAGATAGCATTTTATGCAAAAATAATAATTGATGCGACGGGATTTTCTTCAACGATTTCAAAAGACATGGGATTTGTTACTCAATGGGAGAGATTTGGAGCAGGAGCAGAGTATGAAGTAAGTGCAGAAAACGTAGATTCTGAAACATGGTGGCTCATGGTAGGTCAAAAATATTCTCCATCAGGATATGCATGGATTTTTCCTGTTGGAAGAAACATTGTAAGAATAGGAGTAGGCATAGGCAAACCAGAGTCATCAGTAGACCCAACTGAGAGATTAAAAGAGTTGATGGATTCAAAAATGGGTCCAATTAAAAAATTAGGAAAGATCACACCAATTGAATTCCATTACGGATTAATTCCAAATGACGGGCTATCAAGAAAAACAGTTTACAACAATTTGATTCTCGTAGGAGATTCTGCAGGTCAAGCTAATCCATTAGTGCTAGAAGGCATCAGATATGCAATAAAATACGGACGAGTTGCAGGAAAAGTAGCTGCTGCTGCAATAAAATCAGGAATTACGGATGAAAATGCATTATACACTTATGAAGAAATTTGGAAAAAAGAAATTCAAGGAAAAATCAAGTCAGCTGGAAAAGTTCAGGACCGATGGATTGGATTAACAGATGAAGAGTGGGATAAAGAATTAGACATAATTAAAGAATTAAGACCTGAAGAATTTTTAGACTTTATCAAAGCAGAATTCGGGCTGGCAAATATGATAAAATTGGCAACACATCACCCAAAGTTAGCAGTCAGACAGTTATTCAATTTAGTGAAAAGTAAAAAGTCAATTACCTAA
- a CDS encoding cobalamin-binding protein: MSVKRIVSFLPSATELLYELEADDILFGVTHECKYPENAKTKLQVISSVINSEELASNEIDTKTCQLLSEGKDIFTLNEKNMIEANPDLIITQETCEACAAHNNQVNKAIRILQNKPMIHSMDPHNLDEIVKSVNEIGRVIKKEKNAMKITESLTNRIRYIKKHTPTTKQKVLALEWIDPFFTSGHWIPGMINDAGGENMISKEGERSRKIIIDEITKAEPDIIIMMPCGFDIHRIISEYNKILKNDKSWNSLSAVKNGKVFAVDANSYFSKPSIRTITGLEILAKIIQPNTFLNLNVPENSFLQIK, translated from the coding sequence ATGTCAGTAAAGAGAATAGTCTCTTTTCTACCCAGCGCCACAGAATTACTATATGAGCTTGAGGCAGATGACATTCTATTTGGAGTCACACATGAATGCAAATATCCAGAAAATGCAAAAACAAAACTGCAAGTAATTAGTTCAGTAATAAATTCAGAAGAACTTGCAAGTAATGAAATAGATACAAAAACGTGTCAGTTACTTAGTGAAGGAAAAGATATTTTCACATTAAATGAAAAAAACATGATAGAAGCAAATCCAGATCTAATAATAACTCAAGAAACATGCGAGGCATGTGCGGCGCATAACAATCAAGTCAATAAGGCAATTCGAATTTTACAAAACAAACCAATGATTCATTCGATGGATCCGCATAATTTAGACGAGATTGTTAAATCAGTAAATGAAATTGGCAGAGTGATAAAAAAAGAAAAGAATGCAATGAAAATCACAGAATCACTTACAAACAGAATAAGATATATAAAAAAACATACTCCAACAACAAAACAAAAAGTTCTTGCACTAGAATGGATTGATCCATTTTTTACATCTGGTCATTGGATACCAGGAATGATCAATGATGCAGGTGGAGAAAATATGATAAGCAAAGAAGGAGAACGCTCAAGGAAGATAATCATTGATGAGATCACAAAAGCAGAACCAGATATCATCATCATGATGCCATGTGGTTTTGACATACATCGTATAATATCAGAATACAACAAAATATTGAAGAACGATAAATCATGGAATTCCTTAAGCGCAGTTAAAAATGGAAAAGTGTTTGCAGTAGATGCAAACTCATACTTCAGCAAACCAAGCATCAGAACAATAACAGGACTAGAGATATTGGCAAAAATTATTCAACCAAATACTTTTTTGAATCTAAACGTGCCTGAAAATTCATTCTTACAGATAAAATAG